aatacttatgtaaataaggtatccgttttttattttctgtacatttgctaaaatggCTAAAAAAcagtttcgctttgtcattatggggtattgagtgtagattgatgaggattgttatttatttaatccattttagaataaggctgtaacgtaacaaaatgtggaaaaagtcaaggggtctgaacactttctgaaggctctgtagaaGTAATTACACTCAAATTGAATATCATtaaataataaggatttacatcagcctaatggaggagtagataacATCACACATTCCAGTGTTTCAACTTGTAACACGGCTACTTGGGATTTCTACTAATGTGACTACTCATGTGACTACTCATGTGACTACTCATGTGACTACTCATGTGACTACTCATGTGACTACTCATGTGACTACTCATGTGACTACTCATGTGACTACTCATGTGACTACTCATGTGACTACTAATGTGCAGCCAATGGAAATGTTCGCAataggtataatgccaggagccgTTTGTGGATTTGACAGATCCTACATTGCCTAAACAAAAACAATGACATGCTATGTGATTGCCAGTTACTGCGGGTTAAAGCTGATCTGAATCCTGGCATAACACTACTACGGTACATTTAAACAGTGGTACTGGACTTTACTGAACTGGATTAAAAGTATCCAGGCGATCCGAATCCAAGGGATGAATACATGTAAATATGCATGGAATAAAGCATGTCATTGAAACCCTTATGCTGTGTTACTAATACACTTTTAATGCAGTTATTGATAATAGCGTACTCACCATAAGCCACAGGTgtcagcttcagtacagtgtgcAAAGGGCACTTCAGGTAAGGCAGCTCCTCTGAAGAACAAAAACAGAACGTAGACGATGCCTAAATAGATTCCATTGAGTTGTATTAGAGCTAATGCAATCCTATATCAATGCTTATCTGATCATGACAGGTGAACAGGACATGCAGAACACTCACTCTGAAAAATGCTCAGTTTGTTTTATAGTATAAATGAAGCTGTAATACTGTGGCGtattacctggcctgatgacccctggctgtccccagtccacctggtcactGGGGCAtattacctggcctgatgacccctggctgtccccagtccacctggttacTGGGGCTtattacctggcctgatgacccctggctgtccccagtccacctggtcactGGGGCAcattacctggcctgatgacccctggctgtccccagtccacctggtcactGGGGCAtattacctggcctgatgacccctggctgtccccagtccacctggtcactGGGGCAtattacctggcctgatgacccctggctgtccccagtccacctggtcactGGGGCAtattacctggcctgatgacccctggctgtccccagtccacctggttacTGGGGCGtattacctggcctgatgacccctggctgtccccagtccacctggttacTGGGGCAtattacctggcctgatgacccctggctgtccccagtccacctggttacTGGGGCAtattacctggcctgatgacccctggctgtccccagtccacctggttacTGGGGCTtattacctggcctgatgacccctggctgtccccagtccacctggttacTGGGGCAtattacctggcctgatgacccctggctgtccccagtccacctggtcactGGGGCAtattacctggcctgatgacccctggctgtccccagtccacctggtcactGGGGCAtattacctggcctgatgacccctggctgtccccagtccacctggtcactGGGGCAtattacctggcctgatgacccctggctgtccccagtgCACCTGGTCACTGGGGCAtattacctggcctgatgacccctggctgtccccagtccacctggtcactGGGGCAtattacctggcctgatgacccctggctgtccccagtccacctggttacTGGGGCTtattacctggcctgatgacccctggctgtccccagtccacctggttacTGGGGCAtattacctggcctgatgacccctggctgtccccagtccacctggtcactGGGGCAtattacctggcctgatgacccctggctgtccccagtccacctggtcactGGGGCAtattacctggcctgatgacccctggctgtccccagtccacctggtcactGGGGCAtattacctggcctgatgacccctggctgtccccagtccacctggtcactGGGGCAtattacctggcctgatgacccctggctgtccccagtccacctggttacTGGGGCAtattacctggcctgatgacccctggctgtccccagtccacctggttacTGGGGCAtattacctggcctgatgacccctggctgtccccagtccacctggtcactGGGGCAtattacctggcctgatgacccctggctgtccccagtccacctggtcactGGGGCAcattacctggcctgatgacccctggctgtccccagtccacctagtCATGCTGCTGcagcttcaactgttctgcctgcggctacgcaaccctgacctgttcaccagacgagCTACTCGCCGTCTCTCACtctgggtgtgtctctctctcgctgtgtgtgtgtgtgtgtgtctgtctctcgctgtgtgtgtgtgtgtgtctctcgctgtgtgtttgtgtgtctctctcgctgtgtgtttgtgtgtctctctcgctgtgtgtgtgtgtgtctctctcgctgtgtgtgtgtgtgtgtctctctcgctgtgtgtgtgtgtgtctctctcgctgtgtgtttgtgtgtctctctcgctgtgtgtttgtgtgtctctctcgctgtgtgtttgtgtgtctctctcgctgtgtgtgtgtgtgtctctctctcgctgtgtgtgtgtgtgtgtctctctcgctgtgtgtgtgtgtgtgtctctctcgctgtgtgtgtgtgtgtctctctcgctgtgtgtgtgtgtctctctcgctgtgtgtgtgtgtgtgtgtgtgtgtgtgtctatatgtatgtgtgtgtgtgtgtatatatatatatatctctgtgtgtgaatctgtgtgtgtgtctctctctctctctgtgcatgtgtgtgtctctgtgtgtgtctctgtgtgtgtgtgcgtgtatgtctgtgttcgtgtgtgtctctgtgtgcgtgtgtgtctgtgtgcgtgtgtctctgtgtgcatgtgtgtgtgtctctgtgtatctctgtgtgtgtgtctctgtgtgtttgtgtgcgtgtctctgtgtgtttgtgtgtctttctgtgtctctctctgtgtgtgtgtctctgtgtgtatctctgtgtgtgtgtctctctctctctgtgcatctgtgtgtgagtgtgtctctctctctgtacgcTCCCCCTCGATCGACCTCGCTCCCCCTCGATCGACCTCGCTCCCCCTCGATCGACCTCGCTCCCCCTCGATCGAAGCGCTCCCCCCTCGACCTCGCTCCCCCCCTCGATCGAAGCGCTCGACCTCGCTCCCCCCCTCGATCGAAGCGCTCGACCTCGCTCCCCCTCGACCGAAGCGCTCTCCCTCGACCTCGCTCCCCCCTCGACCGAAGCGCTCTCCCTCGACCTCGCTCCCCCCTCGACCGAGCGCTCTCCCTCGACCTCGCTCCCCCCTCTCGCTCCCCCCTCGATCAAGCGctccccctctcgctcccccCTCGATCGGCGctccccctctcgctccccctcGATTGAAGCGctccccctctcgctccccctcGATCGAAgcgccccccctccccctcgatCGAAGCGCTCCCCACCCGCTCCCCCTCGATCGAACCTCTCtcgactatgaaaagccaactgacatttactcctgaggtactgacctgttgtatgcactacaaccactgattattatttgaccatgctggtcatctatgaacatttgaacatcttgaagaacaatctggccttaatggccatgtactcttataatctccacccagcacagccagaagaggtctgCCCCCCCCcgatcctggttcctctctaggtttcttcctaggttcctgcctttctagggagtttttcctagccaccgtgctgctacatgtgcattgcttgctgtttggggttttaggcttagTTTCTCTGTAAGCACTCTGTGacatttgcaaatgtaaaaaggaCTTTATCAATAAAATTGATTTGAAGAGATATTCGCTACCTGCACTCTTATCCAGAAAGTAAGCGAGCAGACAGCGCATGACAGCCTGGTGACAGATGACCAGGACATTCTCCTGCCTTTCCAGCTCCATGATGACTGGCTCCAGACGCTGCACCAGGTCCTCATAGGACTGAGGGAACAAGCAGAGGCctgttaacacacacaaaaagcacgagagagagagaatttgtgCTGTGATGGACTCACCTCTCCTTTAGGATAGCGATAGCGGTATTTGTCCTGGTCTCTCAGTGCAAACTCCTGAGGGAAATGTCCCTGGATCTCCTCATACATCatctcctcacacacaccctgaaagagggagggaaaacaAAACAAGCCTGTTTAACAGCAAGTTTAGGAGACATGGTAACCGTCAATCACATTGACTGACGCAGAGCATAATCTTAGATCTATAATCTATTAAAGAATaaatacaaacaaaatataatACCAATAGCCAAAATAAAAACAAACGTTTGCACACACATACAGCATCTATCTCGTTGAGAGCCTTCCACTGCTCGTAGGGCACAGCCACAGCCTCAGCTGTCTGGATGGTCCTCTTCATCTGGCTGGTCCACACCTTCAGATCCTTAATGTTCTGCTCTTGGATGAACTTCTCCAGACACTTTGCAAACTGACcaacaggcagggagagaaaTAATGACGTTACATGCAGTATATATTTCTATTACGAATAGATGGacagacacatacaaacaaacaccTCCTTTCCCCTGCCAGACAGGCCAGAGTCTCCTCCGATGCGTCCCTTGACGTTGTGGTCACTCTCTCCATGGCGACACAGGTAGATGGAGCGTGGTGTGATGTGGATGTTCATCAGGTAGTAGACGATGCGACTCTGGATGTGGTCCTGGACCTGGTTCACCAGGTACCTCCGGCCCACATCCATTATCTTGATGTAGGACAGATCCCTGGGGGGGGTGGTGAGTGACTATCAGTATGAGTGACTAGCAGATTTATTAGCAGTGTGAGGCTGTTAAATGACTGCGGACCTTGTCCATGTgtattctatgtgtgtgtgttctcacctgtCCAGTATATTGTCAGAGCGTATTCTGAAACCActagtgtgtgtgtactcacctgTCCAGTATTTTGTCAGAGCGTATTCTGAaaccactagtgtgtgtgtgtgactcacctGTCCAGTATTTTGTCAGAGCGTATTCTGAaaccactagtgtgtgtgtgtactcacctgTCTAGAACCTCATCCAGTGGCTGGTAAGAGTTCTCATAGCACTTGATCCTCTTCATGAAATCCTCAACGACCTCTTCTGTATTACAGTCTATGTAGTCAGGACTACCCAGCTTCACTTgctgcacagacagacaggaaatcAAAACAGGAAGAGGAAATGAGTCAAGAGAAATAGAGAAAGCACATGCTAggagagcattttagctaaccttaacccttttcctaacgtTAACCCAAGTCTTCttacctgccacgttaattattctaacctgctgcgtaaattctTCTAACATGCTATGGAAAAGTAGCTTCCGGTCGTAGCTGTACACCCTCTAGTCAGAACTGAAAAACAGCTATCTCGCTTCATTTCTGAAAGTTAGCCAGGGCATATCAACACAAAGATGGTAGAAATTATTAAATCAGGAGGCCTGTCTTACAGGAATATAAAATATCAAAGCAGAAGTCTTGAATTTCCTGCGCAATCATGTCTGATCTTTTACATAACTAGTGGCCTACATACAATGCTGAAAGATAGCAGAGATATCACACACCACTATGTTCTCCGCAATGACATCAGGGTCTTCACACACAGACTCCACAAAGAACACCTGGGAGGTTGAAAATGAAGATTCAGTATAAAAAAACAATACAGTGAAATATTCTGTACACTATAAGAAAAGTAGTGAATCCCACGAATAGACAATAACTACAGATACTTACGTCTGACTCTGGGGTTCCATACCTTAAAGCCGTTCTGCTCTGCAAACCTGGTGATGGTCCCTCTCCTCTGCCGTGTGGTGTtagtggcatcaaacacctgagGCAATGAAGGCCAAACTCCAGTCAGTCACAACATCCTCATTACATTCAGGTTAAGAGTCCTGGGAGCACCAAGCAAAACATGAACATCTATATGAGTTGTGGTGCAAACTCAAACAAGTACTGTAGACTGAAGATCAATAGTGGGAAAAGGGTACACATGGTTATTTCTCGCAAAGTAGCCTACATGAACTAAaggaggaagtaccagtgactcgctcaatacggaagtggtcagatgacgcggatgctacactacagaactgttttgctagcacagactggaatatgttccgggattcatccaatggcattgaggagtataccacctcagtcgccggcttcatcaataagtgcatcgatgaattcttccccacagtgaccataagtacatatccaaaccagaagccattgattacatggacatccgcaccgagctaaaggctagaactgccgctttcaaggagcgggactctaatccGGACGCATATAAcaaatcccgctacgccctcagacgaaccatcaaacaggcaaagcgtcaatacaggaaaaagattgatgtcatggctttagaagcttctgataggctaatgtgGGAGAAAGGTAGACGTGCTGAAGGAAGGAAAAATAGAAATACATTAGCTAGCGAAAGAGGAGACTGGCAGCTGGCCCTGAGTGGAGATAACAGGTGGCCATACATCCCCAAGTAGGAACCACGCAACGGCCAGGCAAGCTGAATGTATGGCCATGACTAAATATATGCCAAGCGTAAGCATgcaatgcatgcattattttcaTATCCACATGAGGAGAGTTTAGCCACCattatgttagagctaaaagcagatgtgGGCGTTATCCtcagatatgggcgttatccatTGGGTTGAAAGATAATGGTGACAGAACGCATAGGGGGTTTtacttcatttacataaaggGTGGACCTATGTATTGTATGTGCATAAAAGCAGAGCCGGGGCCTAAGGAAGGCAGTTGTTCCGCGGACCGGCTCGGCTTtactactctgtattaaagtctatattgaattgacaagttcttgtaagaagtgttattcttaagacaattttccacaACACTAATTGacttcatttgagtcaattggaggtgtacctgtggatgtatttcaaggcctaccttcaaactcagtgcctcttcgcgtGACATCATCGGAAAATCAAAagtaaatcagccaagacctcagaaaaaaaattgcagacctccacaagtctggttcatcattgggagcaatttccaaatgcctgaaggtaccacgttcatctgtacaaacaacagtacacaAGTATAGacaccatggggccacgcagccgtcataccgctcaggaaggagacgcgttctgtctcctagagataaacgtactttggtgcgaaaagtgcaaatcaatcccagaacaacagcaaaaggaccttgtgaagatgctggaggaaacaggtacaaaagtatctatatccacagtaaaacaagtcctatatcgacataacctgaaaggccgatcagcaagaaaagaagccactgctccaaaaccgccataaaaaagacagactacggtttgcaactgcacatggggacaaatatcgtagtttttggagaaatgtcctctggtctgatgaaacacaaatagaactgtttggccataatgaccatcgttatgtttggaggaaaaagggggaggcttgcaagccaaagaacaccatcccaaccgtgacgcacgggggtggcagcatcatgttgtggaggtgctttgctgcaggagggactggtacacttcacaaaatagatggcatcatgagggaggaaaattatgtggatatattgaagcaacatctcaagacatcagtcaggaagttaaagcttggtcgcaaatgggtcttccaagcatactgccaaagttgtggcaaaatggcttaaggataacaaagtcaagatattggagtggccatcacaaagccctgacctcaatcccatataatatttgtgggcagaactgaaaaagcgtgtgcgagcaaggaggcttacaaacctgactcagttacaccagctctgtcaggaggaatgggccaaaattcacccaacttatcgtgggaagcttgtggaaggctacccgaaacgtttgacccaagttaaacaatttaaaggcaattcaaccaaatactaattgagtgtatgtaaacgtctgacccactgggaatgtgatgaaagaaataaaaactgaaataaatcactctactattattctaatatttcacattcttaaaataaagtggtgatcctaactgacctaagacagggaatttttacttggattaaatgtcaggaattgtgaaaaactgagtttaaatgtatttggctaaggtgtatgtaaacttcatacctgtttcaagcagaccaccataatccctgtgccaGAGGAAGcaaaagtaacctgcctaaatgattactaacccgtagcactcacatcggtagccatgaagtgctttgaaaggctggtcatggctcacaacaccatcatcccggaaaccttagacccactccaatttgcataccgcctcaacagatccacaatctcaatctttcttgaactgcattgttggttaacggcttgtaagtaagcatttcacggtattcggagcatgtgacaaataaaatgtgatttgaattaCATTTACTGTGCACCCTTTCCCCCCATTCATCAACATCCTCATTCACAAACTGATCATGAGCCACACTTAAGTCACTGTGGATCTAACCTGGGTCCAGTCTGTTTATCTAACATTCCACTCCAAGTACTCTGTGTCTTATGTTTATCAGGACAAGGTGTGCCAAGAAGTGAAATGATAGCTAAACAGACCTGTAGCCATACTAGGTGAGATCTACTCTACTCACCGCCACCTGGCCCCCCTCCACACTCAGGTACTGGCGCACATCATTCAGCGCTGTCAGTGCACACTGCCTATGGGTGGACACATACACAACAGAATCAAAAAGATGACCAGAAAGTGACACTGTAGGTAAAGATCTACAAAAATTAACTGAATTCAAACTTCGCTAATATAAAGCAACTGGTCAAAACGTAGATATTCATGTAAATACAACTCTTTGTTCTTTCAACGGTCTCTGCCTATTAAAAAGCCCAATAAAGAGTGCATTCCTTGCAACTTTGGTCTGTAATGAGATAAGTGAATAGAGTGGTGGGTTAGGCCTAACTTGACCCGTTCAGCTCATTCCAAAACCCCTCCTCCAGCCTCACCTCCTGATCTTCAGCCCCTCTTCATTGTCTGGACGGAAAAACTCAAAGGACTTGTAGATCTtcacacactctctcctgtaCTGACCCACGTTGAACTCTAAACAACACAGACATAGTA
The sequence above is drawn from the Salmo salar chromosome ssa22, Ssal_v3.1, whole genome shotgun sequence genome and encodes:
- the LOC106583201 gene encoding 6-phosphofructo-2-kinase/fructose-2,6-bisphosphatase 4 isoform X1; the protein is MTSNEDVMMATSPRELTQNPLKKIWMPCKNGLPEKHISQRRVCMTNCPTLIVTVGLPARGKTYISKKLTRYLNWIGVPTKEFNVGQYRRECVKIYKSFEFFRPDNEEGLKIRRQCALTALNDVRQYLSVEGGQVAVFDATNTTRQRRGTITRFAEQNGFKVFFVESVCEDPDVIAENIVQVKLGSPDYIDCNTEEVVEDFMKRIKCYENSYQPLDEVLDRDLSYIKIMDVGRRYLVNQVQDHIQSRIVYYLMNIHITPRSIYLCRHGESDHNVKGRIGGDSGLSGRGKEFAKCLEKFIQEQNIKDLKVWTSQMKRTIQTAEAVAVPYEQWKALNEIDAGVCEEMMYEEIQGHFPQEFALRDQDKYRYRYPKGESYEDLVQRLEPVIMELERQENVLVICHQAVMRCLLAYFLDKSAEELPYLKCPLHTVLKLTPVAYGCKVEPVFLNVEAVNTHRDRPENVDTSRMPEEALFTVPAHQ
- the LOC106583201 gene encoding 6-phosphofructo-2-kinase/fructose-2,6-bisphosphatase 4 isoform X2; this encodes MRVSCRPRATRDMAVCMTNCPTLIVTVGLPARGKTYISKKLTRYLNWIGVPTKEFNVGQYRRECVKIYKSFEFFRPDNEEGLKIRRQCALTALNDVRQYLSVEGGQVAVFDATNTTRQRRGTITRFAEQNGFKVFFVESVCEDPDVIAENIVQVKLGSPDYIDCNTEEVVEDFMKRIKCYENSYQPLDEVLDRDLSYIKIMDVGRRYLVNQVQDHIQSRIVYYLMNIHITPRSIYLCRHGESDHNVKGRIGGDSGLSGRGKEFAKCLEKFIQEQNIKDLKVWTSQMKRTIQTAEAVAVPYEQWKALNEIDAGVCEEMMYEEIQGHFPQEFALRDQDKYRYRYPKGESYEDLVQRLEPVIMELERQENVLVICHQAVMRCLLAYFLDKSAEELPYLKCPLHTVLKLTPVAYGCKVEPVFLNVEAVNTHRDRPENVDTSRMPEEALFTVPAHQ
- the LOC106583201 gene encoding 6-phosphofructo-2-kinase/fructose-2,6-bisphosphatase 4 isoform X3, whose product is MPLTPHGRGEGPSPGLQSRTALRYGTPESDVFFVESVCEDPDVIAENIVQVKLGSPDYIDCNTEEVVEDFMKRIKCYENSYQPLDEVLDRDLSYIKIMDVGRRYLVNQVQDHIQSRIVYYLMNIHITPRSIYLCRHGESDHNVKGRIGGDSGLSGRGKEFAKCLEKFIQEQNIKDLKVWTSQMKRTIQTAEAVAVPYEQWKALNEIDAGVCEEMMYEEIQGHFPQEFALRDQDKYRYRYPKGESYEDLVQRLEPVIMELERQENVLVICHQAVMRCLLAYFLDKSAEELPYLKCPLHTVLKLTPVAYGCKVEPVFLNVEAVNTHRDRPENVDTSRMPEEALFTVPAHQ